The following are from one region of the Salvia hispanica cultivar TCC Black 2014 chromosome 1, UniMelb_Shisp_WGS_1.0, whole genome shotgun sequence genome:
- the LOC125217662 gene encoding laccase-15-like, translated as MRILPFLAIFLLCGVISSHAKTHHQTYVVSDTPYSRLCSNKSILTVNGKFPGPTIRVTEGDTIAIVVVNRAKENITIHWHGVKQPRYPWSDGPEYITQCPIRPGTNFSQKIVLSDEIGTMWWHAHSDWSRATVHGALIVYPRIKDDYPFPVPDEEVPIIIGEWWKSDIFAVLNEFLADGGGPNASDAYMLNGQPGDLYPCSNQGLCFFIFSGIYVLVSNILNFILWNYSESAYGGQFSKIVSKMSI; from the exons ATGAGAATCTTGCCTTTTCTTGCCATTTTTCTCTTGTGTGGAGTGATTTCTAGCCATGCCAAAACTCATCATCAAACCTATGTT GTGAGTGATACTCCATATAGCAGGCTATGTAGCAACAAAAGCATATTGACAGTAAATGGGAAATTTCCTGGTCCAACTATTCGTGTGACAGAGGGTGATACAATTGCAATTGTTGTTGTGAATAgagcaaaagaaaatataactattcattg GCATGGGGTTAAGCAGCCAAGGTATCCGTGGTCGGATGGGCCGGAATACATAACACAATGCCCAATCCGGCCCGGGACTAATTTCAGCCAGAAGATTGTGCTGTCGGACGAGATTGGGACTATGTGGTGGCATGCACATAGCGACTGGTCACGGGCTACAGTACATGGTGCTTTGATAGTTTATCCTCGTATTAAGGATGACTATCCTTTCCCCGTGCCCGATGAAGAAGTTCCAATCATTATag GAGAGTGGTGGAAAAGTGATATATTTGCTGTTTTGAATGAATTTCTTGCGGATGGAGGAGGCCCTAATGCATCTGATGCATATATGTTAAATGGACAGCCTGGTGATTTGTATCCATGCTCAAACCAAGGTTTgtgtttcttcatttttagtggTATATATGTGCTAgtatctaatattttaaattttattttatggaattataGTGAATCTGCATATGGGGgacaattttcaaaaatagttTCTAAAATGTCGATTTag